The following DNA comes from Hahella chejuensis KCTC 2396.
CGCACAGACCAAACTGAATGCGGAATATCAGGGGCTCGCGCAGCAGTGTCTGAGTCGGCTGCAACGACTGACGCCGCAACACAGGCAGCACAAACGCTATCAACACCTGTTGCAGCGATACCAGCAAATTCAACGAGGTTAAGACACCGTGACACAGAAAAACAAACTGGACTTCAGCTTTATCATGGCGGCCAGCGTTCACGATATGAAAAACTCTCTGAGCATGTTGCTGCACTCGCTGGACGAAGTGAATCACGAAATCGCGGAACTGGATCTTCCCATCGCCCAACGTATGGCCACGCTGCAGTACGAAGCTGCGCGGGTCAACAACGATCTAGTGCAATTATTAAGTCTGTACAAGCTTGATTCAGACATGCTGACCGCAGACATCGACGAGCACTTCCTGCTGGATTTTCTGGAAGAGCAAGTGGCGCGCTACCTTCCACTCTTCGCCGCTCGCAACATGTGTTGTGAAGTAGACTGTGATGAGAGATTAACGGGCTATTTTGATAGCGATCTGGTGTCCGGCGTAGTGAACAACATTCTCGCCAATGCGATTCGCTACAGTCGCAGTCAGATAAGAGTATCGGCCAGAACAGTAGAGGATGGCCTTTACATTACGATCGAAGACGACGGCCAGGGGTTCCCCGCCAAGATGGTGGAAATTCCCGAACAGTTATCGACAGAAGTGGATTTCGAGTCAGGCAGCACTAATCTGGGTTTGTATTTCGCCCACCGCATAGCGCAGCTGCACATGCAGAAAGGCAAAACGGGCAAGATTGCATTGCGCAATGGCGGCGCACTGAATGGCGGCGTCTTCGAAATGTACCTGCCTTAAACCTTCCCGCCCCGCCGCCGGGGAATCCGGCGGCCGCAGGGTTAAATCACAAGCAACACTTCTTGAACTTTTTGCCGCTCCCACAGGGACAAGGGTCATTACGACCGACTTTGGGCTCTTCCCGCACCAGTGGATCATGGTGCTGAAAGTAAACGGACAGGCCCCGTCCCGCCTTGGCGTATCGCATCAGATACCCATTCAGATCCTCATGAGCGCCGCGCAACTCCTCACGGAAGT
Coding sequences within:
- a CDS encoding sensor histidine kinase, coding for MTQKNKLDFSFIMAASVHDMKNSLSMLLHSLDEVNHEIAELDLPIAQRMATLQYEAARVNNDLVQLLSLYKLDSDMLTADIDEHFLLDFLEEQVARYLPLFAARNMCCEVDCDERLTGYFDSDLVSGVVNNILANAIRYSRSQIRVSARTVEDGLYITIEDDGQGFPAKMVEIPEQLSTEVDFESGSTNLGLYFAHRIAQLHMQKGKTGKIALRNGGALNGGVFEMYLP